One genomic segment of Devosia sp. includes these proteins:
- a CDS encoding gamma-glutamylcyclotransferase family protein — MLYFAYGSNMDPVQMRERCPGSAFAGIGMLQGHGLCFPRYSIARKCGAASYEADPARNLWGVVYRMTESDFVRLDGNEDYRPDRAPALNSYNRLEIDVLMANVPTRVHTYLANPQDGVHSPSAAYLRHLQEGARHHGLPEDYRLLLERLASG, encoded by the coding sequence ATGCTCTATTTTGCCTATGGCTCCAATATGGACCCGGTGCAGATGCGCGAGCGGTGCCCGGGCTCCGCCTTTGCCGGCATCGGCATGCTGCAGGGCCATGGCCTGTGCTTCCCGCGATATTCCATCGCCCGCAAATGCGGCGCGGCCTCCTATGAGGCAGACCCGGCGCGAAATCTCTGGGGCGTGGTTTACCGCATGACCGAGAGCGATTTTGTGCGGCTGGACGGCAATGAAGACTACCGGCCAGACAGGGCCCCGGCGCTCAATAGCTACAACCGGCTCGAGATCGACGTGCTGATGGCCAACGTGCCGACGCGTGTCCACACCTATCTGGCCAACCCGCAGGATGGCGTCCATTCACCCAGCGCCGCGTATCTGCGGCACCTGCAAGAGGGCGCCCGCCATCATGGCCTGCCGGAAGACTACCGCCTCCTGCTGGAGCGGCTGGCCTCGGGCTGA
- a CDS encoding flavin-dependent oxidoreductase: protein MNSQGVVIAGGGIGGLAMGLTLHQIGVPFTIFESASRLAPLGVGINLQPNAVRELFDLGIGPEDLDTIGVPSREWALVGLNGNDIYSEPRGVLAGYKWPQYSMHRGKLQMLLYHKLIERAGSDCVVPGHRVTGYTKSGDGVRVDIQRADGTTLTHDASLLIAADGIHSAVRARMHPDQPPINWGGAIMWRGTTKARPIRTGSSFVGLGTHRHRLVFYPISPADPDTGLATINWIAERTVDSSEGWQQAGWFRPVNVKDFIAHFADWHYDWLDVADLIGRADIAYENPMIDRDPIGTWHDGPVVLLGDAAHAMYPTGSNGASQAIVDARVLGAAMLDHGATEAALAAYDQRLCGPISEVILRNRSAGPFGLLNIVDDRCGGVFDDIDTVIPAAERSAFMARYKTAAGFAVDQLNAAAPTIPIGARVRQSERA from the coding sequence GTGAACAGTCAGGGCGTCGTGATAGCCGGAGGCGGCATTGGTGGCCTTGCCATGGGCCTCACCCTGCACCAGATCGGCGTGCCCTTCACCATTTTCGAATCCGCCTCCCGGCTGGCGCCGCTGGGCGTCGGCATCAACCTGCAGCCCAATGCGGTGCGCGAGCTCTTCGACCTCGGCATCGGGCCGGAGGATCTCGACACCATCGGGGTCCCGTCCAGGGAATGGGCCCTGGTCGGGCTCAATGGCAATGACATCTATTCCGAGCCCAGGGGCGTGCTCGCCGGCTACAAATGGCCGCAATATTCCATGCATCGCGGCAAGCTGCAGATGCTGCTCTATCACAAGCTGATCGAGAGGGCCGGCAGCGACTGCGTCGTGCCGGGCCATCGGGTCACCGGCTACACCAAAAGCGGCGACGGCGTTCGCGTCGACATCCAGCGCGCCGATGGCACCACGCTTACCCACGATGCCTCCCTGCTCATTGCCGCCGACGGTATCCATTCGGCGGTTCGCGCCCGCATGCATCCCGATCAGCCGCCGATCAACTGGGGTGGCGCGATCATGTGGCGGGGCACCACCAAGGCGCGGCCGATCCGCACCGGGTCGTCCTTTGTGGGCCTGGGCACACATCGCCACCGGCTTGTCTTCTACCCCATCTCGCCAGCCGATCCGGATACGGGCCTTGCCACCATCAACTGGATCGCCGAACGCACCGTCGACAGCTCGGAAGGCTGGCAGCAGGCGGGCTGGTTCCGCCCGGTCAACGTCAAGGACTTCATCGCGCATTTCGCCGACTGGCACTATGACTGGCTGGATGTCGCCGATCTCATCGGACGCGCCGATATCGCCTATGAAAATCCGATGATCGACCGCGACCCCATCGGCACCTGGCACGACGGGCCGGTCGTGCTCCTGGGCGATGCGGCGCATGCCATGTATCCGACCGGCTCCAATGGCGCGAGTCAGGCCATTGTCGATGCCCGTGTGCTGGGCGCAGCCATGCTGGATCACGGCGCCACCGAGGCGGCCCTCGCCGCCTATGACCAAAGGCTCTGCGGTCCGATTTCCGAGGTCATCCTGCGCAATCGCAGCGCCGGACCGTTTGGGCTGCTCAACATCGTCGACGACCGCTGCGGCGGCGTCTTTGACGATATCGACACGGTCATCCCGGCGGCCGAGCGCAGCGCCTTCATGGCGCGCTACAAGACGGCGGCGGGCTTTGCCGTGGATCAGCTCAATGCAGCCGCCCCGACCATTCCCATAGGTGCCAGGGTTCGCCAGTCCGAACGCGCCTGA
- a CDS encoding DUF3237 domain-containing protein has product MPTLPMPGLRYFCTLDVALSKPLAVGAVGSGTRRIIPIKGGRVEGPGISGTIVDLGADWQTIVDDSTAELDARYAFETDDGALIEIRNLGVRHGPAEVIARLAAGEDCPPESYYMRTTARLETGHKDYAWVNQTIFVGTGARLATAVRIDLYAVS; this is encoded by the coding sequence ATGCCGACACTGCCCATGCCGGGTCTGCGCTATTTCTGCACGCTCGATGTTGCCCTGTCCAAGCCGCTCGCCGTGGGCGCCGTCGGCAGCGGCACGCGTCGTATCATTCCGATCAAGGGCGGCCGCGTCGAAGGGCCTGGCATCTCCGGAACCATTGTTGACCTCGGCGCCGACTGGCAGACCATCGTCGATGACAGCACCGCCGAACTCGACGCCCGCTATGCCTTTGAGACCGATGACGGCGCCTTGATCGAAATCCGCAATCTGGGCGTCCGGCATGGACCGGCAGAGGTCATCGCCAGGCTGGCCGCTGGCGAGGATTGCCCGCCGGAGAGCTATTACATGCGTACCACCGCCCGGCTCGAAACCGGGCACAAGGATTACGCCTGGGTCAACCAGACGATTTTCGTCGGTACCGGTGCGCGCCTCGCCACGGCCGTGCGGATCGATCTCTACGCCGTATCATGA
- a CDS encoding ribokinase yields the protein MITVFGSTNLDQIGTVTRLPKPGETVAGGSFSMAPGGKGANQALAARRAGADVLHVSAVGEDAFAGLALDLLDKGGVDLSRMRKAGTATGIAMIFVDAKGENVIAILPGANGTVSAEDAERGLGDLFANDTLLVQQEVPQAATRRALEIAREKGARSVLNTAPFLPDTGKLAPLADIVVANETEFSLLTGRPIEQLDAAMQDWVNRTGRTIVVTLGPDGARARTPDGPISVAAHRVIPVDTVGAGDTFCGFLAAGLDAGHSLETALRRAAVAGSLACLKPGAQPAIPLKADVDAIAGH from the coding sequence ATGATCACCGTATTCGGCTCCACCAATCTCGATCAGATCGGCACCGTCACCCGCCTGCCCAAGCCCGGCGAAACCGTGGCCGGGGGCAGTTTCTCCATGGCCCCGGGCGGCAAGGGCGCCAATCAGGCGCTGGCCGCGCGCCGGGCCGGTGCCGATGTGCTTCACGTTTCGGCCGTGGGCGAGGATGCCTTCGCCGGCCTGGCGCTCGACCTGCTCGACAAGGGTGGCGTCGATCTCAGCCGGATGCGCAAGGCCGGGACGGCCACCGGCATTGCCATGATCTTTGTCGATGCCAAGGGCGAGAATGTCATCGCCATCCTGCCGGGCGCCAATGGCACCGTCAGTGCCGAGGATGCCGAGCGGGGGCTTGGTGACCTTTTCGCCAATGATACCCTGCTGGTCCAGCAGGAAGTGCCGCAGGCCGCGACCCGGCGCGCCCTCGAAATCGCCCGCGAGAAGGGGGCCCGCTCGGTGCTCAACACCGCGCCCTTCCTGCCCGATACCGGTAAGCTCGCGCCATTGGCCGATATCGTCGTTGCCAATGAAACCGAGTTTTCGCTTCTGACCGGCCGGCCGATCGAGCAGCTCGACGCGGCCATGCAGGATTGGGTCAACCGCACCGGCCGCACCATTGTGGTGACCTTGGGCCCGGATGGCGCCCGGGCCCGCACGCCCGATGGTCCCATTTCGGTTGCCGCCCACCGCGTCATTCCAGTGGATACGGTGGGGGCCGGCGACACCTTTTGCGGCTTTCTCGCCGCGGGGCTCGACGCCGGGCATAGTCTCGAAACCGCCCTGCGCCGCGCTGCCGTCGCGGGGAGCCTGGCCTGCCTCAAGCCCGGCGCCCAGCCGGCCATTCCGCTCAAGGCCGATGTGGACGCCATTGCCGGCCATTGA
- a CDS encoding DUF1697 domain-containing protein translates to MAVWGAFLRGINLGNRRMQMAELRACLEEAGCTEVKTVLASGNVRLAAEGSAEAVQAAIEKAIAARFGFDVGVVLRSAAQMQAMLDKHPFGDLDPKADLTRHVLMFDKPLPKGISIDSRKGDTEILRVDAREIYLACYRQANGRYTENVEDVLKPLYARLGKGGLDTMRNWNTIEKILK, encoded by the coding sequence ATGGCGGTCTGGGGCGCTTTTCTCCGGGGGATCAATCTGGGCAACCGGCGGATGCAGATGGCCGAACTCCGGGCCTGCCTTGAGGAGGCCGGATGCACCGAGGTCAAGACCGTGCTGGCCAGCGGCAATGTGCGCCTTGCCGCAGAAGGCTCTGCCGAGGCGGTGCAGGCAGCCATCGAAAAGGCCATTGCCGCCCGGTTCGGGTTTGACGTCGGCGTGGTGCTGCGCTCTGCCGCGCAGATGCAGGCCATGCTCGACAAGCACCCATTCGGCGATCTCGACCCCAAGGCCGACCTCACCCGGCACGTGCTGATGTTCGACAAGCCCTTGCCCAAGGGCATTTCCATTGACAGCCGCAAGGGCGATACGGAAATCCTGCGGGTGGATGCGCGCGAAATCTATCTCGCCTGCTACCGCCAGGCCAATGGGCGCTATACCGAGAATGTCGAGGACGTGCTCAAGCCCCTGTATGCCCGCCTGGGCAAGGGTGGGCTCGACACCATGCGCAACTGGAACACGATAGAGAAGATTCTCAAATGA
- a CDS encoding YdeI/OmpD-associated family protein, with protein MAPVTVPTDKLYEFADFQAFYDWLAIHHDSADEAWIRIFKKASGRPTITPVEAIEAVLCWGWIDAIKKSWDDISFVQRYCPRRPKSVWSQINRDNVARLTEAGLMTEHGLIHVRAAKEDGRWDAAYKTTQEAPPDLLAAIAANPAAQGLYDQLTAQNRFALTFRVTSLKTAAARARKIETFVEMLARGETIYPQKLEPK; from the coding sequence GTGGCTCCGGTCACCGTTCCGACGGACAAGCTCTACGAGTTCGCCGATTTCCAGGCCTTCTACGACTGGCTCGCGATCCACCACGACAGCGCCGACGAGGCCTGGATCCGCATTTTCAAGAAGGCCAGCGGCCGCCCCACCATCACTCCGGTCGAGGCGATCGAGGCGGTCCTGTGCTGGGGCTGGATCGATGCCATCAAGAAAAGCTGGGACGATATCTCCTTCGTGCAGCGCTATTGCCCACGCCGGCCCAAATCGGTGTGGAGCCAGATCAACAGGGACAATGTCGCGCGTCTCACAGAGGCGGGCCTGATGACCGAACATGGTCTCATCCATGTCCGCGCCGCCAAGGAAGATGGCCGCTGGGACGCCGCCTACAAGACCACCCAGGAGGCTCCGCCGGACCTGCTTGCCGCCATTGCCGCAAATCCGGCCGCACAAGGTCTTTATGACCAGCTCACCGCCCAGAACCGGTTTGCCCTTACCTTCCGCGTCACCAGCCTCAAGACCGCCGCGGCCCGGGCCCGCAAGATCGAGACCTTTGTCGAAATGCTGGCGCGCGGGGAAACCATCTATCCGCAAAAGCTGGAGCCGAAGTGA
- a CDS encoding arylamine N-acetyltransferase: MAVKVNLNAYFERIGFSGSIAPTLATLEMLHALHPAAIPFENLTPLMGDPVALDQPSLERKMLAEKRGGYCFEHNLMFMHMLADLDYTVRPLLARVVWTDAEGANRPPSHLLLLVEINGQSYIADVGFGGLTLTTPLRLRADVDQSTPHETFRLVGGDPDWTLEVKIGDDFKPVYMFTLDQVSDAAIEAINTTIATDPGSPFTHELRVALAPPGQRLKLHNTRFIIQPVEGAKQERDISRMETLRSVLTGDFGLTLPQDERLEGALAKLLPDLPPPPVEEAE; the protein is encoded by the coding sequence ATGGCGGTTAAGGTCAACCTGAACGCCTATTTCGAGCGCATCGGTTTTTCCGGGTCGATCGCACCGACCCTGGCGACGCTCGAAATGCTGCATGCGCTGCATCCGGCCGCCATTCCCTTCGAAAATCTGACGCCGCTCATGGGCGACCCGGTGGCGCTCGACCAGCCCAGCCTCGAGCGGAAGATGCTGGCCGAAAAGCGCGGCGGCTACTGCTTCGAACACAATCTGATGTTCATGCACATGCTTGCCGATCTCGACTACACGGTGCGCCCGCTTCTGGCGCGCGTGGTCTGGACCGATGCAGAGGGCGCCAACCGGCCGCCCAGCCATCTGCTGCTCCTGGTGGAGATCAATGGCCAGAGCTATATCGCCGATGTGGGTTTTGGCGGGCTGACGCTGACGACGCCGCTGCGCCTGCGCGCCGATGTCGACCAGTCGACCCCGCACGAGACCTTCCGCCTGGTCGGTGGCGATCCGGACTGGACGCTGGAAGTCAAGATCGGTGACGACTTCAAGCCGGTTTACATGTTCACCCTCGACCAGGTGAGCGATGCGGCCATCGAGGCCATCAACACCACGATCGCGACCGATCCCGGCTCCCCGTTCACACATGAACTGCGCGTGGCCCTGGCGCCCCCGGGTCAGCGGCTCAAGCTGCACAATACACGCTTCATCATCCAGCCGGTCGAAGGGGCGAAACAGGAGCGCGACATCTCCCGGATGGAGACCCTGCGCTCGGTCCTGACCGGAGATTTCGGGCTCACCCTGCCCCAGGATGAGCGGCTGGAGGGCGCGCTGGCCAAGCTACTGCCGGACCTGCCGCCGCCGCCCGTTGAAGAGGCCGAATAG
- the irrA gene encoding iron response transcriptional regulator IrrA: MTERSPAARPLPSRKPCLTAVLRMAGLRPTRQRVALAELLFGGPHRHVSAEQLHGEAAEARVNVSLATIYNTLHQFHEAGLLREVAIDASRSYFDTDTSDHHHFFVEDEQRMIDIPAEAVTFKSLPKAPAGMEVSHVDVVIRVRKAPV; the protein is encoded by the coding sequence ATGACTGAACGCAGCCCTGCCGCCCGGCCCCTACCGTCCCGCAAGCCTTGCCTGACGGCAGTCCTGCGCATGGCAGGCCTCCGGCCCACCCGGCAGCGTGTCGCTCTGGCCGAGCTGTTGTTCGGCGGCCCGCACCGGCATGTCAGCGCCGAACAGCTGCACGGGGAAGCGGCCGAGGCCCGGGTCAATGTGTCCCTCGCCACCATCTACAACACCCTGCATCAGTTCCACGAGGCGGGGCTGCTGCGTGAGGTCGCCATCGACGCCTCGCGGTCCTATTTCGACACCGATACGTCCGATCATCACCATTTCTTCGTCGAAGACGAGCAACGCATGATCGACATTCCCGCCGAAGCGGTGACCTTCAAATCGCTGCCGAAAGCCCCGGCCGGCATGGAAGTGAGCCATGTCGACGTGGTGATCCGCGTGCGCAAGGCGCCGGTCTGA
- the fabA gene encoding 3-hydroxyacyl-[acyl-carrier-protein] dehydratase FabA gives MAERQNSFGYEELLAHGRGELPGQGDARLPAPPMLMFDRITEIQEAGGTHGKGFVRAELDVNPDLWFFQCHFIGDPVMPGCLGLDAVWQMTGFFLSWIGQPGKGRALGGEIKFQGQVTNDVKLVEYGIDLKRVMRSRLTLGIADGWVKADGKVIYEAKDLRVGLFTDA, from the coding sequence ATGGCCGAGCGTCAGAATAGTTTTGGGTATGAAGAACTCTTGGCCCATGGCCGCGGCGAATTGCCGGGGCAGGGCGATGCGCGCCTGCCGGCGCCCCCGATGCTGATGTTCGACCGCATTACCGAGATCCAGGAAGCCGGCGGCACCCATGGCAAGGGCTTTGTGCGGGCCGAACTCGACGTCAATCCGGACCTGTGGTTCTTCCAGTGCCACTTCATCGGCGACCCGGTCATGCCCGGATGCCTGGGCCTCGACGCCGTCTGGCAGATGACCGGCTTTTTCCTGTCCTGGATCGGCCAGCCCGGTAAGGGCCGCGCCCTGGGCGGCGAAATCAAGTTCCAGGGCCAGGTCACCAATGACGTCAAGCTGGTGGAATATGGCATCGATCTCAAGCGCGTCATGCGCTCGCGCCTGACCCTCGGCATTGCCGATGGCTGGGTCAAGGCTGACGGCAAAGTGATCTACGAAGCCAAGGATTTGCGCGTCGGCCTGTTCACCGACGCCTGA
- the fabB gene encoding beta-ketoacyl-ACP synthase I: protein MRRVVVTGMGIISSIGNSLDEVTESLRQARSGTIFAEDQAELGFRSHVKGDPRLDPFEALDRRITRFMGKGAAWNYLAMQQAIADAGLEESDISNPMTGIVMGSGGASTRTIVEAADITRKNTSPKRIGPLAVPKAMGSTASATLATSFGIKGINYSISAACATSKHCIGNAMEQIMLGKQDVVFAGGHEDLDWTLTDLFDAMGALSSDFNDNPTVASRPYDANRDGFVISGGAGVLVLEELEHAKARGANIWAEVIGYGATSDGLDMVAPSGEGAERCMRMALANVKAPIDYINPHATSTPVGDGKEIEAIRAVFGNEDKCPPISATKALTGHSQGATGVHESIYSILMMKHRFIAQSAHIETLDPAFADMPILRQRRDDADLGYVLSNSFGFGGTNAALVFKHPEA from the coding sequence ATGAGACGAGTAGTGGTAACCGGTATGGGTATCATTTCTTCGATCGGAAATTCGCTCGATGAAGTGACAGAAAGCCTGCGCCAGGCGCGGTCCGGCACGATTTTCGCCGAGGATCAGGCCGAACTGGGATTTCGCAGCCATGTGAAGGGCGACCCGCGCCTGGACCCGTTCGAGGCGCTCGACCGGCGCATCACCCGGTTCATGGGCAAGGGCGCAGCCTGGAATTACCTGGCCATGCAGCAGGCTATCGCCGATGCAGGGCTCGAAGAGAGCGATATCTCCAACCCCATGACGGGCATCGTCATGGGTTCGGGCGGCGCCTCTACCCGCACCATTGTTGAAGCCGCCGATATCACCCGCAAGAACACCTCGCCCAAGCGGATCGGGCCCTTGGCCGTGCCCAAGGCCATGGGGTCGACGGCCTCGGCGACCCTGGCCACGTCCTTCGGCATCAAGGGCATCAACTATTCGATCAGCGCGGCCTGCGCGACCTCCAAGCACTGCATCGGCAATGCCATGGAGCAGATCATGCTGGGCAAGCAGGACGTGGTCTTTGCCGGCGGGCACGAGGACCTCGACTGGACCTTGACCGATCTCTTCGACGCCATGGGCGCGCTGAGTTCCGATTTCAATGACAATCCCACTGTGGCCTCCCGCCCCTATGACGCCAATCGCGACGGCTTCGTCATCTCGGGCGGCGCCGGCGTGCTGGTGCTCGAAGAGCTGGAGCACGCCAAGGCGCGCGGTGCCAATATCTGGGCCGAGGTCATCGGTTATGGCGCGACCTCGGATGGCCTCGACATGGTGGCGCCATCGGGCGAAGGCGCCGAGCGCTGCATGCGCATGGCCCTCGCCAACGTCAAGGCGCCCATCGACTACATCAACCCCCATGCGACATCGACCCCGGTCGGCGACGGCAAGGAAATCGAGGCCATCCGGGCGGTCTTCGGCAACGAGGACAAGTGTCCGCCCATTTCGGCGACCAAGGCGCTGACCGGGCACAGCCAGGGTGCCACCGGCGTGCATGAATCGATCTATTCGATCCTGATGATGAAGCACCGTTTCATCGCGCAAAGCGCCCATATCGAAACGCTCGACCCGGCCTTTGCGGATATGCCCATCCTGCGTCAGCGCCGCGACGACGCTGACCTCGGCTATGTGCTCTCCAATTCCTTCGGCTTCGGTGGCACCAATGCCGCCCTGGTGTTCAAGCATCCCGAGGCGTGA
- the moeB gene encoding molybdopterin-synthase adenylyltransferase MoeB produces MASELTPEEVQRYARHIVLKGMGGQGQRRLKAARMLIVGAGGLGSPTIAYLAAAGVGELTIADPDRVSLSNLQRQVVHTTADIGRSKVESAGAFASALNPHVGIRLMAEAVTDDTADGLISSCDIVLDGTDNLKTRRTVAAACARLEKPLVSGAVSMFSGQVSVFAPHLGGPAHDALYPPEASDDALPSCEANGILGPVTGIVGTLMAMEAIKLATGLGQPLIGRVLIYDATEARFTELAY; encoded by the coding sequence TTGGCCTCTGAGCTGACGCCGGAGGAAGTCCAGCGCTATGCCCGCCACATCGTGCTCAAGGGCATGGGCGGGCAGGGCCAGCGGCGGTTGAAGGCTGCGCGCATGCTGATTGTCGGCGCGGGAGGCCTGGGCAGCCCGACCATCGCCTACCTGGCGGCAGCCGGGGTCGGCGAATTGACGATTGCCGATCCCGATCGGGTTTCCCTTTCAAACCTGCAGCGGCAGGTGGTTCACACCACCGCAGATATCGGCCGCAGCAAGGTCGAGAGTGCCGGCGCCTTCGCATCCGCACTCAACCCGCATGTTGGTATCAGGCTAATGGCCGAGGCGGTCACGGACGACACTGCCGACGGTCTCATCTCGTCCTGTGACATCGTCCTGGACGGCACCGACAATCTCAAGACCCGCCGCACGGTCGCCGCGGCCTGCGCGCGGCTCGAAAAGCCATTGGTCTCGGGCGCCGTCTCGATGTTTTCCGGTCAGGTCAGCGTCTTTGCCCCGCATCTGGGCGGCCCGGCTCACGATGCGCTTTATCCCCCCGAAGCCAGCGACGACGCCCTGCCCTCCTGCGAAGCCAATGGCATACTCGGCCCCGTCACTGGCATTGTCGGCACGCTCATGGCCATGGAAGCGATCAAACTGGCCACCGGCCTCGGCCAGCCCCTGATCGGCCGCGTGCTCATCTATGACGCCACCGAAGCGCGGTTTACGGAACTGGCCTACTAG
- a CDS encoding DUF2259 domain-containing protein has product MATGLAAPALAGDRALIDFKGFSPDNRYFVFEEFGIQDGSGFAYSNIYVVDLSTDSWVVGTPVRVMAEDETVSLPAIRNQAAIRAAGHIADFRIEVPVEIAALIGDGAPGTDARTLDFGAPGYGPGNVSGNYTLSLTTFATTAASPCADWFGSEPLGYELRIADSGVERLVHRDTALPRSRGCPVEYRIHSVVMPFQSPTLTNAVAIVSVYPGGFEGPDRRFLAVPLGL; this is encoded by the coding sequence TTGGCCACCGGCTTGGCCGCTCCAGCACTGGCCGGGGATCGCGCCCTTATCGACTTCAAGGGCTTTTCCCCCGACAACCGCTATTTCGTCTTTGAGGAATTCGGCATCCAGGATGGGTCGGGTTTTGCCTATTCCAACATTTACGTCGTCGACCTGAGCACTGATAGCTGGGTCGTCGGCACCCCGGTGCGCGTCATGGCCGAAGACGAAACGGTCAGCCTTCCGGCCATTCGCAATCAGGCTGCGATACGCGCCGCCGGCCACATTGCCGACTTCAGGATAGAAGTCCCGGTCGAGATCGCCGCCCTGATCGGCGATGGCGCGCCGGGCACCGATGCCCGGACACTGGATTTCGGGGCGCCGGGCTACGGTCCGGGAAATGTGTCCGGGAACTATACCCTTTCGCTCACCACCTTTGCGACCACGGCAGCGAGCCCCTGTGCCGACTGGTTCGGCAGCGAGCCGCTCGGCTACGAGTTGCGCATCGCCGATAGCGGCGTGGAGCGCCTCGTGCATCGCGACACCGCCCTGCCGCGCTCGCGCGGCTGCCCGGTGGAATACCGCATTCACAGCGTGGTCATGCCCTTCCAGAGCCCGACGCTGACCAATGCGGTCGCCATCGTCTCGGTCTATCCCGGCGGGTTCGAAGGCCCCGACCGGCGGTTCCTGGCGGTGCCGCTTGGCCTCTGA
- the dut gene encoding dUTP diphosphatase, translating to MNPTSAPVVRLKVLPHGEALDLPHFASAQAAGADLRAALPADAPLELAPGQRAVVPCGFAMALPAGFEAQVRPRSGLAAKHGVTVLNSPGTVDADYRGEVMVILINMGQQSFRIERGERIAQMIVAPVMQPAFVVSETLDETERGAGGFGSTGRL from the coding sequence GTGAACCCAACCAGTGCGCCGGTTGTCCGGCTGAAAGTCCTGCCGCATGGCGAGGCCCTGGACCTGCCCCACTTCGCCAGCGCCCAGGCTGCCGGCGCCGACCTGCGCGCGGCCCTGCCCGCCGACGCGCCGCTCGAACTCGCTCCGGGTCAGAGGGCGGTGGTGCCCTGCGGCTTCGCCATGGCCCTGCCGGCAGGCTTTGAGGCGCAGGTGCGACCGCGCTCGGGCCTGGCCGCCAAGCATGGCGTGACGGTGCTCAATTCTCCCGGAACCGTGGATGCCGACTATCGAGGCGAGGTCATGGTGATCCTGATCAACATGGGTCAGCAGAGTTTTCGGATCGAACGGGGCGAGCGGATCGCCCAGATGATCGTGGCGCCGGTCATGCAACCGGCCTTTGTGGTGAGCGAGACCCTGGATGAAACAGAACGCGGCGCCGGCGGCTTCGGCTCGACCGGCCGGCTTTAG